The window TTCCGCGACGTGGCGTACCGCCACTCGCAGAAGTTCGAGGCGACCCGCCACCACGAGACGGGTGTCGACGAGTTCGGCCACACCAAGATCTGATCTGCACTCGATGCTCGAGAGCACCGGACGACCGCGCATCGGGGTGATGGGCGGCACGTTCGACCCCATCCACCACGGTCACCTCGTCGCGGCGTCCGAGGTGGCTCGGGCGTTCGACCTCGACGAGGTCGTGTTCGTCCCCACGGGGCAGCCGTACATGAAGTCCGGCGTCACGGATGCCGAGCACCGCTACCTGATGACGGTCATCGCGACCGCATCGAACCCGATGTTCACGGTGAGCCGCGTCGACATCGACCGCCCCGGCCCGACGTACACGGTCGACACGCTCCGCGACCTGCACGAACAGCGGCCCGACGCGCAGCTCGTCTTCATCTCGGGCGCAGACGCCGTTCAGCAGATTGTCGACTGGAAAGACCATGATGGTCTCTGGGACCTCGCGCACTTCGTCGCTGTGACGCGTCCGGGACACGACCTGAGCATCAGTGGACTCCCCGAGCGAGACGTAAGCTTGCTCGAAGTCCCTGCACTGGCCATCTCGTCGACCGACTGCCGCGACCGGGTGAGACGTGGTTCCCCCGTCTGGTACCTGGTCCCCGACGGGGTCGTCCAGTACATCTCCAAGCACCACCTGTATCGGAGCGTTGCATGAGTTCGTCCGACGCGCAGCCGCCCCTGTCGCGGCGCCAGGCGCGCGAGCGGGAGCGTGCCGCAGCAGCCGGTTCGCAGCCCGCGACGCCGCCACCGACCGTCGCCGCACCCGCCGAGTCGACGGAACCCCGTCCTCGGCCCGGTTCGCACGTGGCACCCGCCCCCGGCGGTCCGACCCAGTCCTCTGCCCCGGCATCCGCCGCGACGGGCACGCCGGCATCGGCGCCCTCCGTGCCGGTGACCTCCGTGCCTTCTGCCGGGGTGTCGCCGTTCCCGCCGGCCTCCGCGACCGAGATCGTCCCCGGCAGCGGTGGTCTGACCCGCCGCCAGATCCGCCAGCAGCGTGCCGCCGAGAACCAGGCGGTCCTGCCGGTACCGCTGCAGAACCCGACGCCGCAGTCCTCCGACCGCACCGTCGAGGACGTCCTCGGCTCGGTCGACACCATCGAGCCGACCTCGGCCCCGCGTGCGACGGACGAGCCGTCCGGCGCCGACGGCCCCACCGTTCTCGACCAGGCTGCGGTCGCCCAGGCCACCGAGGCCGACGGGTCGCCCGACGCCCTCGAGCCGCTCGACGAAGCCGCTGCGCACGCCGAGGAGCCCCGGCGCCACCGGTCGACCTGGTCACCGCCCGCCGACGACGCTT of the Curtobacterium sp. TC1 genome contains:
- the nadD gene encoding nicotinate-nucleotide adenylyltransferase, with product MLESTGRPRIGVMGGTFDPIHHGHLVAASEVARAFDLDEVVFVPTGQPYMKSGVTDAEHRYLMTVIATASNPMFTVSRVDIDRPGPTYTVDTLRDLHEQRPDAQLVFISGADAVQQIVDWKDHDGLWDLAHFVAVTRPGHDLSISGLPERDVSLLEVPALAISSTDCRDRVRRGSPVWYLVPDGVVQYISKHHLYRSVA